CTGCTTCCTCAAAGTTCAATGTTTTTAATACTCGTTCTCTTGACGTCATATATTGCGCCTCCTGTTATACTTTTTGGTTTGAGTTACACCCGCAGATCACGCGGGGAACGGTCTTGATAAAATCATGCATGAATTCATTTGATGTTATCAGTTTATCACACCGATTGTTGAAATTAGCATAACGATGCAAGAATAAAGTAGCACAATCTTATGATTTTTCTGGAGTGTGTCTGGTTTCTGTGCTATAGTGTCAGTATAATGCCACATCTCATAGAGAAAACGATATACTTCAAATTTAACAGAGGTGCTGTATATGGAAAATTATATTGACTTCCCGCTGAAAAATACGGCGATCGCGGCAGAAGCTGCGGAATATGAAAGCGAGACGGTGATCGCTGAGCACACACATGCATTTCAGGAATTCGTACTGATCACGAAGGGCGCGTGCATGCACCGGTTCCGCGGCATTGAGATGCCGCTGATTTCCGGAGATGTTTTTTTAGTTCCCGCCCACCAGAAACATGGTTACATGATGAATTCCCAGATTCGGTTTATTAACTGTTATTTTTTTCCGGAACAGTTGGGTGAGGAGTGGAAGCAGCTGATGCGCGAGACACTTCCGCCGGGCTCGGCTACTGACAGTATGGAAGACATCCGTTCGCAGTGGGAAAATCTGCTCGAGAACATGTCCGGTAATGATACAGATGACGCGGCTTCTCTTACAAATGATGAGAAGTCTCATATTCAGGGAATTATCCATCTCACACCGCAGGAGGCTCTTCGCGTTGAGGCTCTGCTGCTCCAGATTCTTGAAGAACAGGACTGTACGCAGTTCGGTGCAGAGTACATCAAAGCGTCACTTCTGCAGGTTATCCTTGTCACGATCAAACGGGCGCAGAACCGGCAGCCGCCAAAGCTGCTGAAACATAATACTAGAAAACGGGAACTGGTAGGCAGTGCCCTTTCGTACATGGAAGAGCACTTTAGTGAAGAACTGGATGTCGCAAAACTTGCCCGGGATTCTGCGCTTTCAGAGAGCTATTTCCGGATGCTTTTTAAGGATGTGACGGGACTGACTCCGCTGGAGTATGTGACGCGTGTCCGTATCATTAAATCTTTGGAGTTTCTGCCTGGTGACGGGATTACAATAAGACAGGCCGCAGAGCAGGTGGGAATCTACGACCCGAATTACTTTACCAGAGTATTTAAAAAAGTGATGGGATATCCGCCCAGCTATTTTAAGAAGATCTGATCCTGCCAAGTGCAGTGACTGATATGGCACCGGTGATATCTATGTTACGGACCGTTTCCGGATAAGTCAGGTTAAAGCCTAGGACAGCATCCTTAGCAGCAGCAGCGTTTGTAGTGAAACTGCCGGATGCGGAGGCGTTACGTGCCGCAGACCCTGACGGTGCAAAAAATGAGTATAGTAAGTTGAGCCGGCCGTTTATTTTAGGTGTTATTTGAAAGTAACTGTTTATTTCTGGTGTTGCTAAAAATACATAATCAATAAGATATAAATAACCGGACGCCAACCGTATCTCATGATTGTTAAGTGAAATCAGATCGCCTTCCTGAAACAGAACCTGCATTGTCAGGTCTGTGTTGGAGGGCTGATTGGACTGCACTCCATATTGAGCATAAGATTGTATTTCATACGGCTTGCAATCGGGTTTGGGATGACAGAAACAAAATTTCATATGATTATGGTTTCCTTTTTTATTTAGTATATAGATTTGCAGGGGAAATGCCACTCGGCGCAGATTACTAGCACTCACTAAAATTGAGTGCTAATTTTTTCTTGACTTTTTGCACAATGGGTATTAAGATATTACCAAACAGTATATTAATTGAACAAAGGAGTGTGGACTGCAATGGCAGAGAATTTAAAACGCGGTAATTTATCAATCGACAGCGATAATATTTTTCCGATTATTAAAAAATGGCTGTATTCCGATCACGATATTTTTGTACGTGAGATGATTTCCAACGGATGTGATGCCATCACAAAGCTGAAAAAGCTGGAAATTATGGGTGAATACACATTTCCGGATGATTATAAATGTAAGATTGATGTTATCGTAAATCCGGAGAAGAAGACTCTGAAGTTTATCGACAGCGGACTCGGTATGACGGAGGAAGAAGTAGAAGAGTATATTACTCAGATTGCATTTTCAGGGGCAACCCAGTTCCTGGAAAAGTATAAGGACAAGACGAATGAAGACCAGATCATCGGACATTTCGGACTTGGATTCTATTCTGCATTCATGGTGGCAGACGATGTGCATATTGATACGCTTTCTTTCAAAGAAGGCGCAAAACCGGTACACTGGGAGTGTGACGGCGGCGTAGAGTATGAGATCGGTGAGGGCGATAAACAGACCGTCGGTACCGAGATTACCCTGTTCCTGAATGAAGACAGTCTGGAATTCGCAAATGAATACCGTATGCGTGAAGTCATCGAAAAATACTGCTCCTTCATGCCGGTAGAAATCTTCCTGTCCAAAGAGAACGCCGAACAGGAATACGAGACGATTGAAGAGTCAGAATTAAGAGAAGATGACGTGATCGTGGAGCGTATCCATGAGGAGGCCAGGACAGAGGAACAGGAAAATGAAGACGGAGAAAAGGAAGTCGTGGAGATTTCTCCTGCCCGTGACATGGTGAAGATCAATAAACGACCGGTTTCCTTAAGCGATACACAGCCGCTCTGGATGAAGCATCCGAATGACTGCACGGATGAGGAGTATAAAGAATTTTATCGCAAAGTATTTATGGATTATAAAGAGCCTCTGTTCTGGATCCATCTGAATACAGACTATCCGTTTAATTTAAAGGGTATCCTGTACTTCCCGAAGATCAATACAGAATACGATTCCATTGAGGGAACCATCAAACTGTACAACAATCAGGTATTTATTGCGGACAACATCAAAGAAGTCATTCCGGAATTCCTGATGCTGTTAAAAGGCGTGATCGACTGTCCGGACCTGCCGCTCAATGTATCCAGAAGCGCGCTGCAGAACGACGGATTTGTTAAGAAGATCTCAGAATATATCAGCAAAAAGGTTGCGGATAAACTGACTGGCATGTGCAAGACGGACCGCGAAGCCTATGAGAAATGCTGGGATGATATCAGTCCGTTCATCAAGTTCGGATGCATCAAAGAGACGAAATTCTCAGAGAAGATGATGGACTATATCCTCTACAAAAACCTGGATGGCAAATATCTCACGCTCACTGACTGCATCGAGGAGAATAAGAAACCGGAAGAGGAAAAAGCAGATGAGGCAGCCGAAGAGACAGTAGCAGAGACAGCGGAGGAAAACAAAGATTCCGAAGAGAAGAAGGAAGTTGTTAAGACAAACATCTTCTATGTGACGGACGAGGTACAGCAGAGCCAGTATATCAATATGTTCCGGAAGGAAGGTAAAGATGCCGTTGTCCTGAAACACAATATAGATTCTGCGTTTATCTCACATGTTGAGCAGGTGAAAGAGGAAGTGCATTTCCAGAGAATCGATGCTGATCTGACAGAAGACTTTAAGGAAGGTGACAGTGAAGAACTGAAGGAAGCAGCAGAGGCTCTTACTGATATGTTTAAGAAAGTCCTGAATGCAGAGAAGCTTGATGTCAGGGCCGAAAAACTGAAAGATGACAGTGTCTCTGCAATGATGACACTCTCAGAGGAAAACCGCCGGATGCAGGATATGATGAAGATGTATGGTATGGATTCCAGCATGTTCGGAGGCGGAAATGAGACGCTCGTGCTCAACGTGAATCATCCGCTCGTGTCCTACATCATGGACCACAAAGAGGATGAGAATACAGATATGATCTGTGAGCAGCTGTATGATATGGCCATGCTCAGTCATAAACAGCTTTCACCGGAGCAGATGACGAAGTTCCTTGAGAGAAGCAATAAGATCATGATGCTGCTGACGAAATAAGCAGTCAGCTTATGAGACAAATAGAACCCCCTGCACACACGGTTTTGCCGTCCTGTACGGGGGGGTTTTTGTAATTAAATATGAAGATACGCCGGCATCACGTCGAAACAATACCGAAAGGCGAACCAAAGTCCGCAGATATAAAATAACTGCTCTGATGAACTAAATTCAGAGCAGTTGTTTTATGTATAATATCTGTACCTGCCACATATCACGGAAGCAGCAGACCGCACACAAGAACAAAGTGGTGAGGGAGCTTACCTTCTTCCATCCATTCCAGGCTGAGTCCGAGAAGTTTCTCGATCGTCAGGCCGACATTACCGCCAAGAGATTCAATGGAGTAACGCATCATCTCAGGATTCAGACAGGACTTGCCCGTCGGTTTGGTACACTGAGGGCACAAATGACAGCTTCCGGCAGAAAGACTGATACTGCCCGGATTAAGTTTTTCCGCCCGCAGCAATTCATCACTGAGTTTCTGTTTCTCGGCAGGAAGAATCTTATCCAGGAGTTCTTTTTGCTCCTCCGGCGTATAGGTTTTTGACAGACATTCGTCATCAAATGTGATCTTGGTTGCCAGCAGCCGGAAGGTTTTATAGCGGTTCCAGTATTTCATAACATCGAAATCATACGAAGGGCAGGACCACACACGGTCATAATTGGGACAGGCCTTGCAGGCTTCCAGAAATGTAGGAACATCCACAAATCCCTCCAGGTATTCCGGTACCGATATCGTTGCTTCGTGGCGTGATGTTGTATACATATGATTGATACCTCCGTTTTCTTTTTACTATAACACAGATTTTGTGGAAGTGACTATGTAAGTTGTGAAAGTCAGCCCGAAAAGTGAGAAAAGGAGAAAGTATGAGAAGATTATCCTGCAGACAGCAAACACCGGGAAGATATCGTCCGTTAAGACCATATCTTCCCGGTGTGAAGAAGGGAAGAATAACCAGAATTATGTATTAGCAGCGAATCCAGCCGCCGATCCATTCTTGAGTTGTATAGTTATAAAGTCTTTTATAGCATAAACCAGAAACATTTTTATATCTCCAGCCCGTAATGTCTTTGCGAGGGGTGATACTCTCAGAGGAGCTGACACTATCTGTATTTTGCATAGAAGAAACATCTGTTCCACCTGCAAAAGTAATCAGAGCAGTATTAAATGTCAATAAGAATAACATGCCAATAACCATTAATTTTTTCATCTCAATACCTCATTTTCTTTGGAATAAATTGGATAGTTTTTAAAATCATTTGAATAGGGATTAGTAACAGTGCCGCAATATGTATCGCCTGAATAAAACTCATATAAAGAATCATCAAGTTTTATAAAATAGCATTCTTCAGGAATAACTTCTACACTTTCTTCTTTAACATCCGGACTGACAGAATACGACTCAAAAATAAAAAGTGTAGATAATACAAGCAGCATAAAACATATAATGGCAAGTCCAACCCCATGCGTCTTTTTTCTGTCATTAATAATATAGTGTGCTCTAAATAATAAGCTATCAGGCTTATCATTACTGAAAGTCAGGATCAGGTTGGAATTTTGAAGCTGCTGTATCTGATATTTGTGAATGCGGGCAAGACATTCAAGATATGAAATGCGTTTTTCAGCATCCAGGCTTTTGATGACCGTATCGTCAGCTTTTAATTCAGTTATAGCAGAAAGCTCTTTCTTTAAAAACCACATCAGTGGATTCCACCAGTAAACTGCAGTTAATATCTCAAAACATAATTTCCATAACAGATCATGCCTGTAATAATGATCAAATTCGTGGGTCAGGATATAGCGCAGCTCCTCATCTTCAAAAAGAAGATTTGGCAGAAGAATCACCGGATGGACGAACCCAGTCAGGGCAGGTGTTGCTATGTAGGGGGTCTGAACGATGCGGATTTGTGTGCTGTCATTCCGTTCTTTTTGTACCTCCTTTAATATCATTGAAACCTGCGCACTGTTCAGCGTTGGAAGGAACCTGACAAGTCTTTGAAGTTTCCTATATCCCCAGAAGATTTGAAAAAGGTAATAGAAAGTTCCTGAAATCCATAACGTGAGCAGTATCTGACATAAGTAAACTGTTATGCCGCCAGGCAGTGAAATGGGATGTTCAAACAACCAGCTAAATAAAAACGGCAAGGTTACTTTAGATGGGAATGTGATGGTATAAAAAAATTCGAATGGGAACAACATACGAATTCCAATAAATGCTGTAAAAAGAAGTAAAACATTGAGTCCCAATCTGGACAAAGGAGATTTACTTCTCAAAAGTACAGCGAGAAAAAGAACCATTACATTACCGGCGGCAAAGGCCGCCAAAAATGAAGAGAAGGAAAGAATCAAATCATCACCTCTTCTTTAGTTTTTTCTTTTGTTCCTTTATTATTTGTTCCAGCTCATTCAACAAATTTTCATTTTCTTCATTCTTGACCAGTGAGGCGGCATAACCATAAGGTGTCAGTACCGTATCTTCCAGCTGGGAGTTGATATAATCCTCGTGCGTCAACAACGGCTCGTAAGAGCGGGTCAATACTGTTCCGTGGTAGATGATGTCTGCCACTTTGATGTAAGATTTCTTCAGCAGGTTTTTTAAAGCCGCCTGAACTGTATTAACACTTAATTCCGGATTAATTGCCGGAATATCAGTGGCTGCTAGCGGTTTGTCTGAATTCCACAGGACGACCATTACTTCCGCTTCGCGATTGCTTAACTTTATTTTTTTCATGAGGGACCTCCTTTGGTCTATATTATAATATTTAAATGCCATGAAGTCAACTAAAAAACACTCAAAAGAGTTAAAAAGAAAGTATTGATAAAAAAACATAGACAAAAAAATTAATAATAAGTCAGTGGAAAAATATTGATAAAAAAGTAATAATAATGCATAATAATGAATATACAATTTTGATATCAAAGAGATAATCATATATATCATTTAATAAAGGGGGAAACGTATGATAAGAAAAAGAAGTATTGCACTTTTATTGGCATTAACAATGGTTTTGGCGATACCGATGTCGGTGTCAGCAGGTACAAGCAGTAGTTACTATAATGGAAAAAAAGTAACAGCTAATTGTGGCACTAAAAGTTCGTGGCATCAGTTTTCGGGCGGTTCTTATCCAAAAGGTACGGGTAGGTTTAATTTTGTCTATAATAAGGCATCTGATTATAGGACAACCGTAGGCACTTCATATTCCACATATTGGTATGGAAGTATTAGTCCGGGTGCTATAAATAGTCCCACCAATGCAAAAACAACTTATAGTGGATACGTTGTTACGGCAATACCATAAGATATTTTAAAAATATTAAGATTAGTTAATAAATGACAAAGCTTATTTCTTTGATATGCTATTAAAATTAAGTAGAGATTTACTTTTTGAATATAAGCGTGTATAACTCATGTATGCTGTTTTAGTATTAAATGAGAAAGGAATGATTAAAGGTATGTCCAAAAAGCTTCTCTTACTGGTGATAAGCTGTGTGTTGCTATGCAGCTGTACCGGCTGCAGTGAAAATCAGTTAAAAGGTGAAAATGTAAATCAAACATTTTCAGAGAATCAAACAGAAGAGCAGTCCAATACAATTATTTGGTGGGTTTATGAACAGAGTCAGGTTTCAGATGAAAGCTTTTCGTATATATGGCAGGAGCCGCTTAATCACCTTCTGAAGGAAAAGGGTGTGCCATATGAGGTGAAAATAGAAGTTTATTACGATTTGGAAAAAGATGTTGAGCGATTAAGTCCAGCAGAAGCATTGGAACACTTAAAGTCTGAAAATTTACAGGCAGATATTATCTCTGTTCCGACAGGAATAACTGGGTTTGATGCGTACGGAGAAAAACTTTATGCGTATTACTCTTCATATCGAGATATGGGTACAAACAAATTGTTGGTACCGCTGGATGATATGCTGGAGGCAGATAAGGGCATCAAGATTAAAGAGAATGTTACTGGGCCTGAGCTGAAGAGGTTACAGGTTAACGGTGTGACTTACGGGATTGCTCAACACATGCGGACATTCAATTCAGTAATCTATCGAAAGGATCTTCTGCAAAAATATGGAATAGGCATAGAGGAACTATCTGACGATATTTTTGAAAACGAAGATATATTGAAAATGGTATGTGATGGTGAGAATGGAAAAATAGTGCCATATGTTACCGATATGGGAGTACTAAACAGACTTGGGTTTTGGGTCATAGATGAATGTGAGCTCCTTGTATACGGGCGAAATGGGAAATTCATGAATGCTTTTGAAATAGAAGAACTGAGAAATTATCTGAGTCAAATGAAGCATTTATGGGATCAGAATCTGATAAGTACATATGCGCAAAGTGCTGGAGAGTTTTTTTCCGGGGTTTATTATTGCGATACAAATCAAATATATGAAACAGTATATAAAGTGTATCACCCTGGTCAGGGCGAGGAAGAAATTGATATTGTAGTGATACCGAATAAAAAACTGCCCACGCTTGCCTTGTATGGAGGAGATTCCGCAACAGGTATTTCTGCATGGTCAAATCATCAGAAAGAAGCGTTTGACTTTTTAAGCTTATTATACACAGATGCGGATATTGCTAATCTAATTCAGTATGGTGTGGAAAATGTTGATTATTCTGTGCAAAATGGATATGTTGTTTACAATCAAAATAACCCGCTTCGCAATTACGGAGAACATTTTACAAATCCGTTGCTTACATATCCAGGAGAGGGGATGCAGGAGGACAAGCGAAACATGCTGGAACAATGTTATGAAGAAAATGAAACTCATATGCCAAACGGTTTCCGCTTTAATACGAAATCGGTTCAACAAGAAAAAGATGCGGTAGGAGAGATTTTGGGACGCAGTGGAGAATACACCGATGAGGTTATAAAGTTATTTATGGGTGAAGTGGATGATCTGGATGCAGCCCTGAAATCCTTTAATCAGAAACTAAAGGCCGCAGGTGCAGACAAAATCGTGGCGGAAGCCAATCGCCAGCTTGAAGAATGGAGGGGAAAATACGAATGAAAAAGAAGCGGATCGTAATCATAGTGATGTTGGTAGTTTTTGTGGCAGCAGGCATTGCAGCTGCCGTTCTTGCAGGAGGTACGCGAAGGGAAAAGCTGGCAGACACCACATTCTATAATCAGAGCATGGGGCTTGCCATTGCCACAGATGACGGTCTTTACCATGTGGACAGCCGGAATTTTCTTTATTTTTATGATTATAAGGAAAAAGAGGACGTGCAGGTGTGCAACAAACCGAACTGTACTCATGAAACGTGGCAGGAGGATACACCGGACGAGGAACGCTGTCATTCTTATCTCGGAGAGGGCCTGATCGGCGGTTTTTTATCGGCAGATCAACTGTATACGATACAGATCGATCCGATGCTTCAGCAGGCCGTGATCACCAGCTCGGCCATGGACCGATCCGCGCAGAAGAAGGTGGCGGAGCTTACGATGGATCATCTGGACACTTTCGCGGTAAAAGATGGCATTCTTTATCTGGCCGGTATATCGAATGAGTTGGAGACAGATGAGAATGGGATGCAGGTGCCTACAGGAGTCGTGGATACATGGATATACAGTGTGGATTTGGACACTGGAAAACAAAAAGAGCTAACGCCGAAACAAAAAGGAAATAATGCGACGCTGCAGGTTGCGGGACTAAACGAGGATAAACTGTATTGCAGGGGAATTTTTTTTGAAAAGCCTTTTGACGGTCTGAACTTTGAGGAGGCAGGACAACGGGTAACATGGTATGTGTACGACATTGCGGCGGGGACATACGAGAAAACCCTTGAGGGAGCAGACGGCAACGGCGGCTTCTATATGGCGCACAACACATTATTGTATGATGTTGGTGAGAATTGGGGTGACAATGGGTTTGAGCGCTATGCGGTATATGCAGCGGATTTAGCGTCTGGAGAAATAAAAAAATGCGGGGAGTCCGACCAGCAGCCGCAGTATGCGGACGGTAAGGCATTCCTGACCGAAGGAGAAACATATCGGTATTATGAAGCGGAGACGAAGAAGACGAGGGAATTACAAGATTCCGTGCTGAATGCGTTTTACTGCTGGCAGACTCCGGGAGAATATATCCACGGTGTGACGGCAGGACAGAACGGGCAGCCATGTCTGATTACAAAAAAAGACTTTTATAACGGAAATGAGGTATTTATTCCGCTTAAATGGGAGAATGGGGAAGCGGAGTGATGAAGGTGTACCGGCACCGGGCAGACCGGAGATGATAAGTCGGGGGAGAATGTGTTGCATGACCGTTCTCCTCCGTCTGTGTTTTAGGGAAAAATTGTAAAAAGTTAAAAGGAAATGCGAATAAAATACAAAAAAACAAAACATAAGACCAAAAACATTGACCTACATGCATAGATATGAGAAAATATGTAATATAAATTTGCATTAATCTTGAAAATGCAGGAACGAAGATGATATCAATGAAAATATATATTTCTCCTTATCCTGTTAGTTGCTTTGCCAGTTCCGGAAAAGTAATTAATATGAAATAGAAACACGCTGTACGAATCATGTAAGGGAGGAGGTTTTATGAGAATGAGAAAATGGATTCCAGCAATCCTGACCGTCGGCTTCATGATCTTACTACACAGCGGCTGCAGTGCAAAAAGTACGGACACCGAAGAAGCCCGGAAAACGGAAAAAGAGAATGAGAACGTAATTGTCTGGCAGATTTATGAAGGGGGAGGTGGTCTTGGAAGAACTTTTCAGGAGATGTGGCAGGAGCCATTGAATAAACTGCTGGAAGATAAAAGTGTACCCTATGATGTTAAAATTGAAGTTTATTATGATACGATGAACGATAATGAACAACTAAGTCCGGACCAGGCGCTGGAGAAACTGAAGTCAGAAGACAGACAGGCCGATGTGATATCGGTTCCCACAGGGATGTCAGGATATGATGATAAAGGAAATATTTATTATGACTACTCGCCATATACAGAAATGGCTGGGAAAAAATTGTTGGAGCCGCTGGATGATATGCTGGAGACCGAAAAAGGTGTGAAGATCAAATCAGCGCTCACCGAGCTGGAACCGATACGGTCACAGGTTAATGGCGTGACGTATGGGATCTCTCAGCACATGCCGCTGTTCAATGCGGTGACTTATCGGAAGGATCTCCTGAGAAAGTATGGAATAAATCAGGAAGCATTATCTGAGGATATTTTTGAAAATGCTGATATACTGAAGATGATACGAGACGGAGAGGGAGGAAACATAGTACCGTATGTTACATATATGGATGCGTTGAATCGGCTGGGTTTTTGGCTTATAGATGAATGCGAGGCA
The Ruminococcus gauvreauii genome window above contains:
- a CDS encoding M56 family metallopeptidase; amino-acid sequence: MILSFSSFLAAFAAGNVMVLFLAVLLRSKSPLSRLGLNVLLLFTAFIGIRMLFPFEFFYTITFPSKVTLPFLFSWLFEHPISLPGGITVYLCQILLTLWISGTFYYLFQIFWGYRKLQRLVRFLPTLNSAQVSMILKEVQKERNDSTQIRIVQTPYIATPALTGFVHPVILLPNLLFEDEELRYILTHEFDHYYRHDLLWKLCFEILTAVYWWNPLMWFLKKELSAITELKADDTVIKSLDAEKRISYLECLARIHKYQIQQLQNSNLILTFSNDKPDSLLFRAHYIINDRKKTHGVGLAIICFMLLVLSTLFIFESYSVSPDVKEESVEVIPEECYFIKLDDSLYEFYSGDTYCGTVTNPYSNDFKNYPIYSKENEVLR
- a CDS encoding AraC family transcriptional regulator, translating into MENYIDFPLKNTAIAAEAAEYESETVIAEHTHAFQEFVLITKGACMHRFRGIEMPLISGDVFLVPAHQKHGYMMNSQIRFINCYFFPEQLGEEWKQLMRETLPPGSATDSMEDIRSQWENLLENMSGNDTDDAASLTNDEKSHIQGIIHLTPQEALRVEALLLQILEEQDCTQFGAEYIKASLLQVILVTIKRAQNRQPPKLLKHNTRKRELVGSALSYMEEHFSEELDVAKLARDSALSESYFRMLFKDVTGLTPLEYVTRVRIIKSLEFLPGDGITIRQAAEQVGIYDPNYFTRVFKKVMGYPPSYFKKI
- the htpG gene encoding molecular chaperone HtpG yields the protein MAENLKRGNLSIDSDNIFPIIKKWLYSDHDIFVREMISNGCDAITKLKKLEIMGEYTFPDDYKCKIDVIVNPEKKTLKFIDSGLGMTEEEVEEYITQIAFSGATQFLEKYKDKTNEDQIIGHFGLGFYSAFMVADDVHIDTLSFKEGAKPVHWECDGGVEYEIGEGDKQTVGTEITLFLNEDSLEFANEYRMREVIEKYCSFMPVEIFLSKENAEQEYETIEESELREDDVIVERIHEEARTEEQENEDGEKEVVEISPARDMVKINKRPVSLSDTQPLWMKHPNDCTDEEYKEFYRKVFMDYKEPLFWIHLNTDYPFNLKGILYFPKINTEYDSIEGTIKLYNNQVFIADNIKEVIPEFLMLLKGVIDCPDLPLNVSRSALQNDGFVKKISEYISKKVADKLTGMCKTDREAYEKCWDDISPFIKFGCIKETKFSEKMMDYILYKNLDGKYLTLTDCIEENKKPEEEKADEAAEETVAETAEENKDSEEKKEVVKTNIFYVTDEVQQSQYINMFRKEGKDAVVLKHNIDSAFISHVEQVKEEVHFQRIDADLTEDFKEGDSEELKEAAEALTDMFKKVLNAEKLDVRAEKLKDDSVSAMMTLSEENRRMQDMMKMYGMDSSMFGGGNETLVLNVNHPLVSYIMDHKEDENTDMICEQLYDMAMLSHKQLSPEQMTKFLERSNKIMMLLTK
- a CDS encoding ABC transporter substrate-binding protein, coding for MIKGMSKKLLLLVISCVLLCSCTGCSENQLKGENVNQTFSENQTEEQSNTIIWWVYEQSQVSDESFSYIWQEPLNHLLKEKGVPYEVKIEVYYDLEKDVERLSPAEALEHLKSENLQADIISVPTGITGFDAYGEKLYAYYSSYRDMGTNKLLVPLDDMLEADKGIKIKENVTGPELKRLQVNGVTYGIAQHMRTFNSVIYRKDLLQKYGIGIEELSDDIFENEDILKMVCDGENGKIVPYVTDMGVLNRLGFWVIDECELLVYGRNGKFMNAFEIEELRNYLSQMKHLWDQNLISTYAQSAGEFFSGVYYCDTNQIYETVYKVYHPGQGEEEIDIVVIPNKKLPTLALYGGDSATGISAWSNHQKEAFDFLSLLYTDADIANLIQYGVENVDYSVQNGYVVYNQNNPLRNYGEHFTNPLLTYPGEGMQEDKRNMLEQCYEENETHMPNGFRFNTKSVQQEKDAVGEILGRSGEYTDEVIKLFMGEVDDLDAALKSFNQKLKAAGADKIVAEANRQLEEWRGKYE
- a CDS encoding DUF2284 domain-containing protein, with the protein product MYTTSRHEATISVPEYLEGFVDVPTFLEACKACPNYDRVWSCPSYDFDVMKYWNRYKTFRLLATKITFDDECLSKTYTPEEQKELLDKILPAEKQKLSDELLRAEKLNPGSISLSAGSCHLCPQCTKPTGKSCLNPEMMRYSIESLGGNVGLTIEKLLGLSLEWMEEGKLPHHFVLVCGLLLP
- a CDS encoding BlaI/MecI/CopY family transcriptional regulator, whose amino-acid sequence is MKKIKLSNREAEVMVVLWNSDKPLAATDIPAINPELSVNTVQAALKNLLKKSYIKVADIIYHGTVLTRSYEPLLTHEDYINSQLEDTVLTPYGYAASLVKNEENENLLNELEQIIKEQKKKLKKR